In one Lolium rigidum isolate FL_2022 chromosome 3, APGP_CSIRO_Lrig_0.1, whole genome shotgun sequence genomic region, the following are encoded:
- the LOC124704682 gene encoding uncharacterized protein LOC124704682, translated as MNSRPIVLVFLLLVLIITSQFEWKQQIGEAEASPEATRRRQQALVVREDAVKEKIILAQEKNIQQLTELIQSLQVQLLHCRGSNSTTAHSASSNQSSTSDTEAEGHELIGD; from the exons ATGAATTCGAGACCAATAGTCCTTGTCTTCCTCCTGCTCGTGCTCATCATAACGTCGCAGTTTGAGTGGAAACAGCAGATTGGTGAGGCCGAGGCCAGCCCGGAAGCTACACGGCGGAGACAACAAGCGCTGGTCGTAAGGGAAGATGCTGTTAAAGAGAAA ATAATATTGGCGCAAGAGAAGAACATCCAGCAGCTCACCGAGCTTATCCAGAGCCTCCAGGTGCAGCTACTGCACTGTCGTGGCAGCAACAGTACTACTGCTCATAGCGCCTCTTCAAATCAGTCGTCGACCAGCGACACCGAAGCAGAGGGACATGAACTAATCGGTGATTGA